TGCCCGCCAAGGGATACGCCTCGCACGGCGAGTCCTGGTCCTACGCCCTGGCGCTGCGTCTCGCCTCGTACGACCTGCTGCGCGCGGAGGGCAACGAGCCGGTGCTGGTGCTCGACGACGTCTTCGCCGAGCTGGACACCCGCCGCCGTGAGCGCCTCGCCGAGCTGGTCGCGCCCGGCGAGCAGGTCCTGGTGACGGCCGCGGTCGACGACGACGTACCGCATGTGCTGTCCGGGGTGCGGTTCGCCGTGTCCGAGGGGACGGTGGAGCGCGTATGACAGAGAACACACCGGAGAATCCCTCCGGGAAGGCGCCCGGGCCCCGTTCCCCCGAGCCGTCCGGCGTCGACCTCGCGCGCGTGGCGCTCCGCGCCGCCAAGGATGCCGCACGCGCGCGTGGGGACGCGGCGCAGCAGAAGAAGCAGGCGCGCCGTGGCGGACTGCGCTCCGGCGCGCGCGCCGACGGCCGCGACCCCATGGCGCTCGGCTCCGCGATCAACCGGCTGATCACCGAGCGAGGATGGGAGGCCCCGGCCGCGGTGGGCGGGGTGATGGGCCGCTGGCCGCAGATCGTCGGTGAGGACGTGGCCAAGCA
This region of Streptomyces caelestis genomic DNA includes:
- a CDS encoding DUF721 domain-containing protein, giving the protein MTENTPENPSGKAPGPRSPEPSGVDLARVALRAAKDAARARGDAAQQKKQARRGGLRSGARADGRDPMALGSAINRLITERGWEAPAAVGGVMGRWPQIVGEDVAKHCVPERYDEEEHVLSVRCDSTAWATNLRLLAPTLVARLNEDLGHGTVKVIKVQGPGGPARRYGPLRAPGSTGPGDTYG